The following proteins are co-located in the Lagenorhynchus albirostris chromosome 4, mLagAlb1.1, whole genome shotgun sequence genome:
- the KIAA0232 gene encoding uncharacterized protein KIAA0232 homolog isoform X2, with the protein MRPICTVVVDGLPSESSSSSYPGPVSVSEMSLLHALGPVQTWLGQELEKCGIDAMIYTRYVLSLLLHDSYDYDLQEQENDIFLGWEKGAYKKWGKSKKKCSDLTLEEMKKQAAVQCLRSASDESSGIETLVEELCSRLKDLQSQQEEKIHKKLEGSPSPEAELSPTAKDQVEMYYEAFPPLSEKPVCLQEILTVWNKSTVCSYPSSSSSSTAPPASTDTSSPKDCNSEGELIKERSSDMPTTVHEKTQSKSQNEKENKFRNGTGEEKPALYKKQIRHKPEGKMRPRSWSSGSSEGGSSSSGNQGELKASTKCVKVRHKTREIRSRKGRNGQSRLSLKHGEKAERSVHAGSSSSSSGGSTKQLCKRAKRPLKEMGRKDAGSTEGRDLYLESRADREYKEEPLWYTEPIAEYFVPLSRKSKLETTYRNRQDTSDLTSEAVEELSESVHGLRISNNNIHKTYLAAGTFIDGHFVEMPAVINEDIDLTGTSFCPLPEDSRYLDDIHLSELTHFYEVDIDQSMLDPGASETTQGESRILNMIRQKSKEKTDFEAECCIVLDGMELQGERAIWTDSTSSVGAEGLFLQDLGSLAQFWECCSSSSGDADGESFGGDSPIRLSPILDSTVLNPHLLAGNQELFSDINEGSGINSCFSVFEVQCSNSVLPFSFETLNLGNENTDSSANVLGKTQSRLLIWTKNSAFEENEHCSNLSTRTCSPWSHSEETRSDNETLNIQFEESTQFNGDDMNYVVPRVSSNYVDEELLDFLQDETCQQNSRTLGEIPTLVFQKKSKLESVCGIQLEQKTENKSFETTQVCSESSPRGDGYSSGVIKDIWTKMADSNSVAVVEVERIEDELFSTDVNNYCCCLDAEAKMEPLQEPNKAVQRSEYHLWEGQKENPEKRAFVSGELSKVDGGDYTTPSKPWDVAQDKENSFILGGVYGELKTFNSDGEWAVVPPSHTKGSLLQCAASDVVTIAGTDVFMTPGNSFAPGHRQLWKPFVSFEQNDQPKSGENGLNKGFSFIFHEDLLGACGNFQVEDPGLEYSFSSFDLSNPFSQVLHVECSFEPEGIASFSPSFKPKSILCSDSDSEVLHPRICGVDRTQYRAIRISPRTHFRPISASELSPGGGSESEFESEKDEANIPIPSQVDAFEDPQADLKPLEEDAEKEGHYYGKSELESGKFLPRLKKSGMEKSAQTSLDSQEESAGILPVGKQNQCLECSLNESLEIDLESSEANCKIMAQCEEEINNFCSCKAGCQFPAYEDNPVSSGQLEEFPVLNTDVQGMNRSQEKQTWWEKALYSPLFPASECEGVFCL; encoded by the exons GAGAATGACATCTTCCTGGGCTGGGAAAAAGGAGCTTATAAGAAATGGGGAAAGAGTAAGAAAAAGTGCTCAGATCTAActttagaagaaatgaaaaaacaggCTGCTGTCCAGTGTCTTCGATCTGCTTCTGATGAA AGCTCTGGTATCGAGACTTTAGTGGAGGAGCTCTGCTCCAGGCTGAAGGACCTGCAGAGCCAGCAAG AAGAGAAGATTCACAAAAAGTTAGAGGGGTCTCCCTCTCCAGAGGCAGAATTATCCCCTACAGCAAAGGATCAAGTGGAAAT GTACTATGAAGCATTTCCACCACTTTCTGAGAAACCAGTTTGCCTGCAAGAAATCCTGACAGTGTGGAACAAGTCTACAGTCTGTTCTTACCCTAGCTCTTCTTCATCGTCCACAGCCCCACCAGCTAGCACAGACACGTCCTCCCCGAAGGACTGCAACAGCGAAGGTGAGCTCATCAAGGAGAGAAGCAGCGACATGCCCACCACTGTGCACGAGAAAACCCAGAGCAAGAGTCAAAATGAGAAGGAGAACAAATTTAGGAATGGCACAGGTGAGGAGAAGCCTGCTTTGTACAAAAAGCAAATCCGACATAAGCCCGAAGGAAAGATGCGCCCTCGCTCCTGGTCTTCCGGCTCCAGCGAAGGAGGCTCGAGCTCAAGTGGTAATCAGGGAGAATTAAAAGCATCCACGAAGTGTGTGAAAGTGAGACACAAGACACGAGAAATCCGAAGCAGAAAAGGGCGGAATGGGCAGAGCAGGCTTTCACTGAAGCATGGCGAAAAGGCGGAAAGGAGCGTGCATGccggaagcagcagcagcagcagcggcggctCCACCAAACAGCTGTGCAAGCGGGCTAAAAGGCCGCTGAAGGAGATGGGCAGGAAAGACGCCGGCAGCACCGAAGGAAGAGACCTGTACCTGGAGAGCAGAGCCGACAGAGAGTACAAAGAGGAGCCGCTGTGGTACACCGAACCGATTGCTgagtattttgttcctttgagcAGGAAAAGTAAACTAGAGACCACATACCGAAACAGGCAAGATACAAGTGATCTGACCTCAGAAGCAGTAGAAGAATTGTCTGAATCAGTGCATGGTCTTCGTATCAGCAACAATAATATTCATAAAACATACCTCGCAGCAGGTACTTTCATTGATGGTCATTTTGTAGAAAtgcctgcagttataaatgaggATATCGACCTCACGGGGACCTCATTCTGTCCTCTACCGGAGGACAGCAGATACTTGGATGACATTCATCTATCAGAATTAACACACTTCTATGAAGTGGACATTGACCAATCCATGTTGGATCCTGGTGCCTCAGAAACAACGCAAGGAGAAAGTCGGATTCTGAATATGATTCgacagaaaagcaaagagaagacaGATTTTGAGGCAGAATGTTGCATAGTGTTAGATGGAATGGAGTTGCAAGGGGAACGTGCAATATGGACAGATTCTACCAGCTCTGTGGGTGCTGAGGGCTTATTCCTGCAAGACCTCGGCAGTCTGGCTCAGTTCTGGGAGTGCTGTTCATCCAGCTCTGGCGATGCCGACGGGGAGAGTTTTGGAGGAGATTCTCCAATTAGACTCTCCCCGATCTTAGACAGCACAGTGCTCAATCCGCATTTGCTTGCTGGCAATCAAGAGCTCTTCTCAGATATTAATGAAGGATCTGGTATAAACTCTTGTTTTTCAGTGTTTGAAGTGCAATGCAGTAATTctgttttaccattttcttttgaaacacTCAACTTgggaaatgaaaatacagattcTAGTGCTAATGTGCTTGGAAAAACACAGTCTAGATTACTAATATGGACCAAAAATAGTGCctttgaagaaaatgaacactGTTCTAATCTTTCAACAAGAACTTGTAGTCCATGGTCCCATTCAGAAGAAACACGTTCAGACAATGAGACGTTAAACATTCAGTTTGAAGAATCCACACAGTTTAACGGAGACGATATGAATTACGTAGTTCCTAGAGTCTCGTCAAATTATGTAGATGAAGAACTTCTAGATTTTTTGCAAGATGAAACTTGCCAGCAGAACAGTAGAACTTTAGGAGAAATTCCGACATTAGTTTTCCAAAAAAAATCCAAGCTAGAATCTGTCTGTGGTATTCAGctagaacaaaaaacagaaaacaaaagctttgaGACTACACAGGTATGTAGTGAAAGCAGCCCACGTGGAGATGGCTACAGCTCAGGGGTTATTAAAGACATTTGGACAAAGATGGCAGATAGCAATTCTGTAGCTGTGGTAGAAGTAGAAAGGATCGAGGATGAGTTGTTTTCGACAGATGTAAATAACTACTGCTGCTGTTTGGATGCTGAAGCTAAAATGGAGCCCCTCCAGGAGCCTAACAAGGCTGTGCAGAGATCAGAATATCATCTGTGGGAGGGACAGAAGGAGAACCCAGAGAAAAGAGCTTTTGTTTCTGGTGAGCTATCAaaggtggatggtggtgactaTACTACCCCCTCTAAACCTTGGGATGTGGCCCAAGATAAAGAGAACTCGTTCATTCTTGGAGGAGTTTATGGAGAGCTCAAAACCTTTAATAGCGATGGGGAATGGGCAGTAGTACCACCCAGTCACACAAAAGGAAGTTTGTTACAGTGTGCAGCTTCCGACGTGGTGACAATAGCTGGTACAGATGTCTTTATGACCCCAGGAAACAGTTTTGCTCCTGGTCACAGGCAGTTATGGAAACCCTTCGTGTCATTTGAACAGAATGACCAGCCGAAGAGTGGGGAAAACGGATTGAATAAGGggttttcttttatcttccatGAAGACTTATTAGGAGCTTGTGGTAACTTTCAAGTTGAAGATCCTGGACTTGAATATTCATTCTCTTCCTTTGACTTAAGCAATCCATTTTCACAAGTTCTTCATGTAGAATGTTCGTTTGAACCCGAAGGGATTGCATCTTTCAGTCCTAGTTTTAAACCGAAATCAATCCTCTGCTCTGATTCAGACAGTGAAGTTCTCCACCCCAGGATATGCGGCGTTGACAGAACACAATACAGGGCTATTCGGATCTCTCCTAGGACTCACTTTCGCCCAATTTCTGCATCTGAACTGTCCCCAGGAGGAGGAAGCGAGTCAGAatttgaatctgaaaaagatgaaGCAAACATCCCCATTCCTTCTCAAGTTGATGCATTTGAAGATCCACAGGCAGATCTCAAACCACTGGAAGAAGATGCAGAGAAGGAAGGCCATTACTATGGAAAATCAGAGCTTGAGTCTGGAAAATTCCTTCCCAGGTTAAAAAAATCTGGAATGGAAAAGAGTGCTCAAACATCACTTGATTCCCAGGAGGAATCAGCTGGGATTCTGCCAGTAGGAAAGCAGAATCAGTGTTTGGAATGTAGCCTGAACGAGTCTCTGGAAATCGATTTAGAAAGCTCAGAAGCAAATTGTAAAATAATGGCACAATgtgaagaagaaattaataatttttgcaGTTGCAAAGCAGGTTGTCAGTTCCCTGCTTACGAAGATAATCCAGTTTCTTCAGGACAGCTGGAAGAG TTTCCTGTATTGAACACTGATGTACAAGGAATGAATAGAAGTCAAGAAAAACAGACCTGGTGGGAAAAAGCCTTGTACTCTCCTCTTTTTCCTGCCTCAGAATGTGAAG
- the KIAA0232 gene encoding uncharacterized protein KIAA0232 homolog isoform X3, with protein MKKQAAVQCLRSASDESSGIETLVEELCSRLKDLQSQQEEKIHKKLEGSPSPEAELSPTAKDQVEMYYEAFPPLSEKPVCLQEILTVWNKSTVCSYPSSSSSSTAPPASTDTSSPKDCNSEGELIKERSSDMPTTVHEKTQSKSQNEKENKFRNGTGEEKPALYKKQIRHKPEGKMRPRSWSSGSSEGGSSSSGNQGELKASTKCVKVRHKTREIRSRKGRNGQSRLSLKHGEKAERSVHAGSSSSSSGGSTKQLCKRAKRPLKEMGRKDAGSTEGRDLYLESRADREYKEEPLWYTEPIAEYFVPLSRKSKLETTYRNRQDTSDLTSEAVEELSESVHGLRISNNNIHKTYLAAGTFIDGHFVEMPAVINEDIDLTGTSFCPLPEDSRYLDDIHLSELTHFYEVDIDQSMLDPGASETTQGESRILNMIRQKSKEKTDFEAECCIVLDGMELQGERAIWTDSTSSVGAEGLFLQDLGSLAQFWECCSSSSGDADGESFGGDSPIRLSPILDSTVLNPHLLAGNQELFSDINEGSGINSCFSVFEVQCSNSVLPFSFETLNLGNENTDSSANVLGKTQSRLLIWTKNSAFEENEHCSNLSTRTCSPWSHSEETRSDNETLNIQFEESTQFNGDDMNYVVPRVSSNYVDEELLDFLQDETCQQNSRTLGEIPTLVFQKKSKLESVCGIQLEQKTENKSFETTQVCSESSPRGDGYSSGVIKDIWTKMADSNSVAVVEVERIEDELFSTDVNNYCCCLDAEAKMEPLQEPNKAVQRSEYHLWEGQKENPEKRAFVSGELSKVDGGDYTTPSKPWDVAQDKENSFILGGVYGELKTFNSDGEWAVVPPSHTKGSLLQCAASDVVTIAGTDVFMTPGNSFAPGHRQLWKPFVSFEQNDQPKSGENGLNKGFSFIFHEDLLGACGNFQVEDPGLEYSFSSFDLSNPFSQVLHVECSFEPEGIASFSPSFKPKSILCSDSDSEVLHPRICGVDRTQYRAIRISPRTHFRPISASELSPGGGSESEFESEKDEANIPIPSQVDAFEDPQADLKPLEEDAEKEGHYYGKSELESGKFLPRLKKSGMEKSAQTSLDSQEESAGILPVGKQNQCLECSLNESLEIDLESSEANCKIMAQCEEEINNFCSCKAGCQFPAYEDNPVSSGQLEEFPVLNTDVQGMNRSQEKQTWWEKALYSPLFPASECEECYTNAKGENGIEEYPDVKEMPSNEERLLDFNRVSSVYEARCTGERNSGAKANGFRRKMYSSASSASEDTGSEGGGAWVEPSEEALFSRTHL; from the exons atgaaaaaacaggCTGCTGTCCAGTGTCTTCGATCTGCTTCTGATGAA AGCTCTGGTATCGAGACTTTAGTGGAGGAGCTCTGCTCCAGGCTGAAGGACCTGCAGAGCCAGCAAG AAGAGAAGATTCACAAAAAGTTAGAGGGGTCTCCCTCTCCAGAGGCAGAATTATCCCCTACAGCAAAGGATCAAGTGGAAAT GTACTATGAAGCATTTCCACCACTTTCTGAGAAACCAGTTTGCCTGCAAGAAATCCTGACAGTGTGGAACAAGTCTACAGTCTGTTCTTACCCTAGCTCTTCTTCATCGTCCACAGCCCCACCAGCTAGCACAGACACGTCCTCCCCGAAGGACTGCAACAGCGAAGGTGAGCTCATCAAGGAGAGAAGCAGCGACATGCCCACCACTGTGCACGAGAAAACCCAGAGCAAGAGTCAAAATGAGAAGGAGAACAAATTTAGGAATGGCACAGGTGAGGAGAAGCCTGCTTTGTACAAAAAGCAAATCCGACATAAGCCCGAAGGAAAGATGCGCCCTCGCTCCTGGTCTTCCGGCTCCAGCGAAGGAGGCTCGAGCTCAAGTGGTAATCAGGGAGAATTAAAAGCATCCACGAAGTGTGTGAAAGTGAGACACAAGACACGAGAAATCCGAAGCAGAAAAGGGCGGAATGGGCAGAGCAGGCTTTCACTGAAGCATGGCGAAAAGGCGGAAAGGAGCGTGCATGccggaagcagcagcagcagcagcggcggctCCACCAAACAGCTGTGCAAGCGGGCTAAAAGGCCGCTGAAGGAGATGGGCAGGAAAGACGCCGGCAGCACCGAAGGAAGAGACCTGTACCTGGAGAGCAGAGCCGACAGAGAGTACAAAGAGGAGCCGCTGTGGTACACCGAACCGATTGCTgagtattttgttcctttgagcAGGAAAAGTAAACTAGAGACCACATACCGAAACAGGCAAGATACAAGTGATCTGACCTCAGAAGCAGTAGAAGAATTGTCTGAATCAGTGCATGGTCTTCGTATCAGCAACAATAATATTCATAAAACATACCTCGCAGCAGGTACTTTCATTGATGGTCATTTTGTAGAAAtgcctgcagttataaatgaggATATCGACCTCACGGGGACCTCATTCTGTCCTCTACCGGAGGACAGCAGATACTTGGATGACATTCATCTATCAGAATTAACACACTTCTATGAAGTGGACATTGACCAATCCATGTTGGATCCTGGTGCCTCAGAAACAACGCAAGGAGAAAGTCGGATTCTGAATATGATTCgacagaaaagcaaagagaagacaGATTTTGAGGCAGAATGTTGCATAGTGTTAGATGGAATGGAGTTGCAAGGGGAACGTGCAATATGGACAGATTCTACCAGCTCTGTGGGTGCTGAGGGCTTATTCCTGCAAGACCTCGGCAGTCTGGCTCAGTTCTGGGAGTGCTGTTCATCCAGCTCTGGCGATGCCGACGGGGAGAGTTTTGGAGGAGATTCTCCAATTAGACTCTCCCCGATCTTAGACAGCACAGTGCTCAATCCGCATTTGCTTGCTGGCAATCAAGAGCTCTTCTCAGATATTAATGAAGGATCTGGTATAAACTCTTGTTTTTCAGTGTTTGAAGTGCAATGCAGTAATTctgttttaccattttcttttgaaacacTCAACTTgggaaatgaaaatacagattcTAGTGCTAATGTGCTTGGAAAAACACAGTCTAGATTACTAATATGGACCAAAAATAGTGCctttgaagaaaatgaacactGTTCTAATCTTTCAACAAGAACTTGTAGTCCATGGTCCCATTCAGAAGAAACACGTTCAGACAATGAGACGTTAAACATTCAGTTTGAAGAATCCACACAGTTTAACGGAGACGATATGAATTACGTAGTTCCTAGAGTCTCGTCAAATTATGTAGATGAAGAACTTCTAGATTTTTTGCAAGATGAAACTTGCCAGCAGAACAGTAGAACTTTAGGAGAAATTCCGACATTAGTTTTCCAAAAAAAATCCAAGCTAGAATCTGTCTGTGGTATTCAGctagaacaaaaaacagaaaacaaaagctttgaGACTACACAGGTATGTAGTGAAAGCAGCCCACGTGGAGATGGCTACAGCTCAGGGGTTATTAAAGACATTTGGACAAAGATGGCAGATAGCAATTCTGTAGCTGTGGTAGAAGTAGAAAGGATCGAGGATGAGTTGTTTTCGACAGATGTAAATAACTACTGCTGCTGTTTGGATGCTGAAGCTAAAATGGAGCCCCTCCAGGAGCCTAACAAGGCTGTGCAGAGATCAGAATATCATCTGTGGGAGGGACAGAAGGAGAACCCAGAGAAAAGAGCTTTTGTTTCTGGTGAGCTATCAaaggtggatggtggtgactaTACTACCCCCTCTAAACCTTGGGATGTGGCCCAAGATAAAGAGAACTCGTTCATTCTTGGAGGAGTTTATGGAGAGCTCAAAACCTTTAATAGCGATGGGGAATGGGCAGTAGTACCACCCAGTCACACAAAAGGAAGTTTGTTACAGTGTGCAGCTTCCGACGTGGTGACAATAGCTGGTACAGATGTCTTTATGACCCCAGGAAACAGTTTTGCTCCTGGTCACAGGCAGTTATGGAAACCCTTCGTGTCATTTGAACAGAATGACCAGCCGAAGAGTGGGGAAAACGGATTGAATAAGGggttttcttttatcttccatGAAGACTTATTAGGAGCTTGTGGTAACTTTCAAGTTGAAGATCCTGGACTTGAATATTCATTCTCTTCCTTTGACTTAAGCAATCCATTTTCACAAGTTCTTCATGTAGAATGTTCGTTTGAACCCGAAGGGATTGCATCTTTCAGTCCTAGTTTTAAACCGAAATCAATCCTCTGCTCTGATTCAGACAGTGAAGTTCTCCACCCCAGGATATGCGGCGTTGACAGAACACAATACAGGGCTATTCGGATCTCTCCTAGGACTCACTTTCGCCCAATTTCTGCATCTGAACTGTCCCCAGGAGGAGGAAGCGAGTCAGAatttgaatctgaaaaagatgaaGCAAACATCCCCATTCCTTCTCAAGTTGATGCATTTGAAGATCCACAGGCAGATCTCAAACCACTGGAAGAAGATGCAGAGAAGGAAGGCCATTACTATGGAAAATCAGAGCTTGAGTCTGGAAAATTCCTTCCCAGGTTAAAAAAATCTGGAATGGAAAAGAGTGCTCAAACATCACTTGATTCCCAGGAGGAATCAGCTGGGATTCTGCCAGTAGGAAAGCAGAATCAGTGTTTGGAATGTAGCCTGAACGAGTCTCTGGAAATCGATTTAGAAAGCTCAGAAGCAAATTGTAAAATAATGGCACAATgtgaagaagaaattaataatttttgcaGTTGCAAAGCAGGTTGTCAGTTCCCTGCTTACGAAGATAATCCAGTTTCTTCAGGACAGCTGGAAGAG TTTCCTGTATTGAACACTGATGTACAAGGAATGAATAGAAGTCAAGAAAAACAGACCTGGTGGGAAAAAGCCTTGTACTCTCCTCTTTTTCCTGCCTCAGAATGTGAAG